One Xyrauchen texanus isolate HMW12.3.18 chromosome 2, RBS_HiC_50CHRs, whole genome shotgun sequence genomic window carries:
- the anxa2b gene encoding annexin A2b codes for MALVSEFLSQLTLSYGGEREPKCPTVVAVYDFDPEMDAARLETAIKTKGVDEQTIIDILTKRSCSQRSEIAFEYEKKAKKDLVSALKGALSGSLESLILGLMKSTAQYDASEIKSSIKGLGTDEESLIEIVCSRNNEELVEIKKVYREMFKKELEKDVSGDTSGDFAKLLLALVQAKRNEPSNVVDYEKIDNDARALYDAGVKRKGTDVITWISVFSERSVPHMQKVFERYKRYSPYDIKESIRKEVKGDLEKSFLTLVECLENKHLYFASRLSDAMKSKSVKEKVVTRIIVARCEVDLMKIRAEFKRNFGKSLYQAISEHTKGDYQRALLNLCGGDD; via the exons ATGGCTTTAGTGTCTGAGTTTTTGAGTCAACTCACATTGAGCTATGGAGGG GAGAGAGAACCTAAATGTCCTACGGTGGTGGCAGTTTATGATTTTGACCCAGAGATGGATGCAGCCAGATTAGAAACAGCCATCAAAACCAAAG GTGTTGATGAGCAGACAATCATTGACATTCTGACAAAACGCAGTTGCTCACAAAGAAGTGAAATCGCTTTTGAATATGAGAAGAAGGCAAAGAAG GATTTAGTAAGTGCCCTGAAGGGTGCACTTTCTGGCTCTTTGGAGAGTTTGATTCTTGGGTTGATGAAGAGCACAGCACAGTATGATGCCTCTGAAATAAAATCTTCAATCAAG GGTCTGGGCACTGATGAGGAGAGTCTTATTGAGATTGTGTGCTCTCGCAACAATGAGGAGCTAGTGGAGATCAAGAAAGTTTATAGAGAAA TGTTTAAGAAGGAGTTAGAAAAAGATGTGTCTGGAGACACATCTGGAGATTTCGCTAAGCTGTTGTTGGCTCTTGTACAG GCCAAGAGGAATGAGCCAAGTAATGTGGTGGACTATGAAAAGATTGACAATGATGCAAGA GCTCTTTATGACGCTGGAGTGAAGAGAAAAGGAACTGATGTGATTACCTGGATATCAGTATTCTCTGAGAGGAGTGTCCCACACATGCAGAAAG TGTTCGAAAGGTATAAGAGATACAGCCCATATGACATAAAGGAGAGCATTCGGAAGGAGGTGAAGGGAGATCTGGAAAAATCCTTCCTCACATTGG TTGAGTGCTTGGAGAACAAACATCTATACTTTGCCAGTAGACTCAGTGATGCCATGAAG AGTAAAAGCGTGAAAGAGAAGGTCGTAACCCGCATCATCGTCGCCCGTTGTGAAGTTGATCTCATGAAGATTCGTGCAGAGTTTAAGAGGAATTTTGGAAAATCTCTGTACCAAGCAATTTCA GAGCACACTAAGGGTGACTACCAGAGAGCTCTACTGAATCTATGTGGTGGAGATGATTAA